In Geobacillus kaustophilus, a genomic segment contains:
- the asnB gene encoding asparagine synthase (glutamine-hydrolyzing) — MCGITGWVHFGRNLRRERTVIDSMTETLAKRGPDDTNTWLDTHVAFGHKRLVVVDPAGGKQPMVRQKNGCRYTIVYNGELYNTEDIRKELLRKGYRFEGHSDTEVLLAAYMEWKEQCLDWLNGIFAFAVWDEEREQLFMARDRLGVKPLFYREDGGGLLFGSEVKAILAHPDVKAEVNYEGLAEVFGLGPSRTPGHGVFDGIRELRPAHALTFSRSGLRIWRYWNVESDVHRDSFEETVEKLRFLLTNAVTRQLVSDVPVCTFLSGGVDSSAITAIAANAFAAAGKGPLHTYSIDYEGNDQYFKANDFQPNTDAPFIEQVSNKFQTVHHRCVITQEELFRHLHEAVIVRDVPGMADVDSSLLWFCKQIREQFVVSLSGECADEIFGGYPWFHRPDDLSRKGFPWMRSVDARMGLLKDEWRQKLRLDDYVQMRYEQTLAEVPRLEGESAEEAKRRELFYLNMIWFMTTLLDRKDRMSMGASLEVRVPFADHRIVEYVWNIPWDMKMYGGREKGLLRKALEGLLPEEVLYRKKSPYPKTHHPLYTKLVKQWLEQLLHDRNSILHEFFDREKLTALIETEGKLFQVPWFGQLMTGPQLLAYLGQVHVWFDHYGIRIKE, encoded by the coding sequence ATGTGTGGCATTACTGGCTGGGTTCATTTCGGCCGCAATTTGCGCCGGGAGCGGACGGTCATTGACAGCATGACAGAGACGCTCGCTAAACGTGGACCGGATGATACAAATACGTGGCTGGACACTCATGTCGCCTTCGGCCATAAACGGCTTGTCGTCGTGGATCCGGCTGGCGGCAAACAACCGATGGTTCGGCAAAAAAATGGGTGCCGTTATACGATCGTTTACAACGGCGAACTGTATAATACAGAAGATATTCGCAAGGAGTTGCTGCGTAAAGGATACCGATTTGAGGGTCACTCGGATACAGAAGTGCTGCTTGCCGCGTACATGGAGTGGAAGGAACAATGCCTAGATTGGCTGAACGGCATTTTTGCTTTTGCTGTTTGGGATGAGGAGCGCGAGCAGTTATTTATGGCACGCGACCGGCTCGGAGTAAAACCTTTGTTTTATCGAGAAGATGGCGGGGGGCTGCTGTTCGGCTCGGAAGTGAAAGCCATTTTGGCCCATCCCGATGTAAAGGCAGAAGTCAATTATGAAGGACTCGCCGAAGTGTTCGGCCTCGGACCGTCGCGCACGCCGGGGCACGGTGTGTTTGACGGCATTCGAGAGCTGCGCCCGGCACATGCGCTCACGTTCTCTCGCAGCGGGCTTCGCATTTGGCGGTATTGGAATGTCGAAAGCGACGTCCATCGCGATTCGTTCGAGGAAACGGTCGAAAAGCTGCGCTTTCTATTGACGAATGCGGTCACACGCCAACTCGTTTCCGATGTGCCGGTTTGCACATTTCTATCCGGCGGAGTCGATTCGAGCGCTATTACGGCGATTGCCGCCAATGCCTTCGCGGCAGCTGGAAAAGGGCCGTTGCACACCTACTCGATCGATTATGAAGGGAACGACCAGTATTTCAAAGCCAACGATTTTCAACCAAACACGGATGCGCCATTTATCGAACAGGTGTCAAACAAGTTTCAAACGGTTCATCATCGCTGCGTGATCACGCAAGAAGAACTGTTCCGCCATTTGCATGAAGCCGTCATCGTCCGCGACGTTCCGGGCATGGCCGATGTCGATTCTTCGCTTCTTTGGTTTTGCAAACAAATTCGCGAACAGTTTGTCGTCAGCTTATCAGGGGAGTGCGCCGATGAAATTTTCGGCGGCTATCCATGGTTCCATCGGCCGGACGATTTGTCGCGGAAAGGATTTCCGTGGATGCGTTCGGTCGACGCGCGCATGGGCCTATTAAAGGATGAGTGGCGGCAAAAGCTTCGCCTTGACGACTATGTGCAAATGCGTTATGAACAAACTCTCGCCGAAGTGCCGCGCCTCGAAGGGGAAAGCGCTGAGGAGGCGAAGCGGCGTGAGCTGTTTTATTTAAATATGATTTGGTTTATGACGACACTGCTTGACCGGAAAGACCGGATGAGCATGGGAGCAAGTTTGGAAGTGCGCGTGCCGTTCGCTGACCATCGCATTGTCGAATACGTTTGGAACATTCCGTGGGATATGAAAATGTACGGCGGCCGAGAAAAAGGCCTTTTGCGAAAAGCGCTCGAGGGATTGCTTCCCGAAGAGGTGCTCTACCGGAAAAAAAGCCCCTATCCGAAAACGCACCATCCTCTATATACGAAACTTGTCAAGCAATGGCTTGAGCAGCTGCTCCATGACCGCAATTCGATTTTGCATGAGTTTTTCGACCGGGAAAAATTGACGGCGCTCATTGAAACAGAAGGGAAATTGTTCCAAGTGCCGTGGTTTGGTCAGCTCATGACCGGTCCGCAGCTGCTCGCTTACCTTGGCCAAGTGCACGTTTGGTTCGATCATTACGGCATTCGCATTAAAGAATAA
- a CDS encoding DUF2777 domain-containing protein, producing the protein MNIEERLQCIVEQPRAYVYGTVEFVNDEWIFFDDEEEEASLVEEIAEQGIEWFHGGHWLSGQWQEQGAIATDLGIFPLQNGDRIRFRKRLTYAYQQWLSALSDSTFFQFVQWLNSLGFSLYDCLYCYNGLLFAKSSGVNFMIYDNTKQIASVHHYYERGQTPSDRFEITLNSGERAICAQIG; encoded by the coding sequence TTGAACATCGAAGAACGATTGCAATGCATTGTGGAACAACCGCGGGCGTATGTGTATGGGACAGTGGAGTTCGTCAACGATGAATGGATCTTTTTCGACGACGAAGAAGAGGAAGCCTCTTTAGTAGAAGAAATAGCGGAACAAGGCATTGAATGGTTTCACGGTGGGCATTGGTTGTCCGGCCAATGGCAAGAACAAGGCGCCATCGCCACCGATCTTGGCATCTTTCCTCTTCAGAACGGCGATCGCATTCGCTTTCGCAAGCGGCTGACGTATGCTTATCAGCAATGGCTCTCCGCGCTTTCTGATTCAACCTTTTTCCAATTTGTTCAATGGCTGAACAGCCTCGGGTTCTCGCTGTATGACTGCTTGTATTGCTACAACGGCTTATTGTTTGCCAAATCATCCGGCGTGAATTTCATGATTTATGACAACACGAAACAAATCGCCAGCGTCCATCACTATTACGAACGCGGACAGACGCCGAGCGATCGTTTTGAAATTACGCTAAACAGCGGGGAACGGGCGATTTGCGCCCAAATTGGCTGA